One Vicia villosa cultivar HV-30 ecotype Madison, WI linkage group LG5, Vvil1.0, whole genome shotgun sequence genomic window, CCTTATGACTACAAGCAACCAAAACACCGATAAATGTCAACCCATTCGGCCTAATACTACTATCAGGACTCTCTTCCATCTCTGAAAACAAATGGAAAACCTCCTCCGAATAACCATGGACAGCCAAACCAATAATCATAGCATTCCAACAACTCACAGTTTTCATCTTCATTCCATTAAATACTTCCCAAGCCAAGCTCAAATTCCCACATTTACAATACATATTCAGAAGGGCATTACCTAAATAGCCTTCAATCTTATGCTCGCACGCTTCGAGATATTCGTGTATTTTGTGACCTATCTCCAGTGAACCAGTTTCAGCACAGGCACCTAGGATCGATATTAGTGTCACTTCTGTTGGTTTTATTCCATCATTTTGCATCTCAGAAAAGAGAACCAACGCTCCCGCATAATCTCTAACAGAAACACAACCAGCAATCATAGAATTCCACGATACCGCATCCCTCTCAGGCATACAATCAAACACTCTCCTCGCAGCCTCAACATTACCTAACCTAACATATCTTCCAATCAAGGTGTTCCACGAAACAACATTCTTACACGGCATCAACTCAAGAAGCTTATCTCCAGATTCAAAATCATTAATTCGATTATACGCCGATATCATGATATTCCAAGAAACCAAACTAGTATCATCCTTAATTTGATCAAACATGCGGCGTGCAACCGAGACCAACCCACATTGAGCATACAAATTAAGCAAAGAGTTTTGAACACAAGTGTCATTTTCAAACCCTATTTTGATAACTCTACAATGAATCTCAGTTCCTTTACTATAAACAACAACAAGCACATCATCATCACAAGCACCACTGCCACTTTCTTGCATAAACTTATAAGCTCTAGAACAAGCTTTGATCACAAAATTATAAGTGAAACAATCAGTAACTTGCATTTGGTTATAAATATACAAAGCTTGAAGAGGGAAACAGCTTCTGGAAAAAGCACGAATCATAGTGTTGGAAATAAAAGCATCGTGCTTAACAATAGAAGAAGACTGTTGAAAAAGAGAATAAGCATGAGAGAGGTTACCCATCGGAGAAAGTGcggaaaagaaaattaacttcgtAGTGAAATCTATATGAGATTGAAGACCTGATTTGGTGATAATTGCTTGGAGTTGTTTCAATTCTGACATTGAAGAGAGTTTGTTAACCATGCAAGTTACTCGACAAATCGTGCTTCCCATCGTTTCTCTCACGCGCCACTTTTCCTCCGGCGGCGCCGCATTACCGGAATCTCTTTTGCGTTCTCACTGCCGTCGTCACCGTACACGTCACTGCCGGTTTCGATTTTTGAAAGAATCAGTTTTTTGTTTCGTGTTTacgaataataaaatatttttttaataaatcgtCAATTTAAtcacttaatatatataaaaataataaataatcttTACAATAAACATTTGCCCTATTTATAAACCCTGAAGCGAGTCGGTGGCTTCTTCATCTTCCTTTAAATCGATTCTCGAAGCTTCTGTTAGGTTTTAATACACGCTATCTCTTTTGCCTGAACTTTAACATCTCATCGCAATGGTTTGTTCCTCTCTATCTCTTTCTCaaattttctctctttcttttcgtTAACATCTTCAATTTTTTCTAAGATTTTGAACGATTATTTTAATCTATGAATTTGCGATGTATTTCGATTGATTTCTCATTCTGAATTCTGATACGAATCGTTATTTTCCAGCTTTGGGAAAAGTGCTTCTgtgtttt contains:
- the LOC131602196 gene encoding pentatricopeptide repeat-containing protein At5g15300-like, with amino-acid sequence MGSTICRVTCMVNKLSSMSELKQLQAIITKSGLQSHIDFTTKLIFFSALSPMGNLSHAYSLFQQSSSIVKHDAFISNTMIRAFSRSCFPLQALYIYNQMQVTDCFTYNFVIKACSRAYKFMQESGSGACDDDVLVVVYSKGTEIHCRVIKIGFENDTCVQNSLLNLYAQCGLVSVARRMFDQIKDDTSLVSWNIMISAYNRINDFESGDKLLELMPCKNVVSWNTLIGRYVRLGNVEAARRVFDCMPERDAVSWNSMIAGCVSVRDYAGALVLFSEMQNDGIKPTEVTLISILGACAETGSLEIGHKIHEYLEACEHKIEGYLGNALLNMYCKCGNLSLAWEVFNGMKMKTVSCWNAMIIGLAVHGYSEEVFHLFSEMEESPDSSIRPNGLTFIGVLVACSHKGLVDKARWYYDHMVKKYGILPNIKHYGCMIDLLSRWGLLEEAYQMIKNAPFQNSAVLWNTLLGACRTQGNMALAEISFLQLAKLKKLTDGAYMLLSNMYAEAGRWDEVERLRSEMDYLHVPTQAGYSQINMNVQ